A DNA window from Arachis duranensis cultivar V14167 chromosome 3, aradu.V14167.gnm2.J7QH, whole genome shotgun sequence contains the following coding sequences:
- the LOC107478935 gene encoding uncharacterized protein LOC107478935 isoform X1, whose protein sequence is MDLKYPARKLSRSVLTMGNVGLQLLWYFLHILLSIWHSILAIRCFIESCFITCGVLEKYKSLNIAKLRYLAIVIESEDAHQTSKVVKLLQWLDSIGVKNVCLYDMNGVLKKSKEAIFGKLKNAKPIEEVNEAVTLHVPEHMTLEFVSYADGKEAMVKAANFIFVENLKRQNFGGEIDGQVISEPLLNEALKVVGCKGPEPDLLLVYGPVRSHLGFPAWRIRYTEIVHMGSLNFLRYGSLIKAIYDFTKVHQNYGT, encoded by the exons ATGGATTTGAAATATCCAGCTCGCAAGTTGTCTCGTTCCGTTCTCACT ATGGGCAATGTTGGGCTTCAACTCCTTTGGTACTTCCTACACATACTTCTCAGCATTTGGCATTCCATATTAGCAATCCGTTGTTTCATTGAAAGTTGTTTCATCACTTGTGGAGTATTGGAGAAATACAAGTCTCTTAATATAGCAAAGCTTCGGTACCTTGCCATTGTCATAGAAAGTGAAGATGCTCACCAAACTTCAAAAGTTGTCAAGCTCTTGCAGTGGCTGGATTCTATTGGGGTAAAGAATGTTTGCCTCTATGACATGAATG GAGTGCTGAAGAAGTCTAAAGAAGCCATATTTGGAAAATTGAAGAATGCAAAACCAATAGAG GAAGTTAATGAAGCTGTTACACTCCACGTTCCAGAGCACATGACTTTGGAATTTGTTTCTTACGCAGATGGAAAGGAGGCCATGGTAAAAGCagccaattttatttttgtagagaATTTGAAACGACAAAACTTTGGTGGAGAAATTGATGGTCAAGTGATATCAGAACCTCTCCTGAATGAGGCACTGAAAGTTGTTG GTTGCAAGGGTCCTGAACCTGACCTTTTACTTGTTTATGGGCCAGTGAGAAGCCACCTTGGTTTTCCTGCATGGAGGATTCGGTATACTGAGATTGT ACATATGGGATCATTGAACTTCTTGAGATATGGCTCCTTAATAAAAGCCATTTACGACTTCACAAAAGTGCACCAGAATTATG GTACGTAG
- the LOC107478935 gene encoding uncharacterized protein LOC107478935 isoform X2 codes for MGNVGLQLLWYFLHILLSIWHSILAIRCFIESCFITCGVLEKYKSLNIAKLRYLAIVIESEDAHQTSKVVKLLQWLDSIGVKNVCLYDMNGVLKKSKEAIFGKLKNAKPIEEVNEAVTLHVPEHMTLEFVSYADGKEAMVKAANFIFVENLKRQNFGGEIDGQVISEPLLNEALKVVGCKGPEPDLLLVYGPVRSHLGFPAWRIRYTEIVHMGSLNFLRYGSLIKAIYDFTKVHQNYGT; via the exons ATGGGCAATGTTGGGCTTCAACTCCTTTGGTACTTCCTACACATACTTCTCAGCATTTGGCATTCCATATTAGCAATCCGTTGTTTCATTGAAAGTTGTTTCATCACTTGTGGAGTATTGGAGAAATACAAGTCTCTTAATATAGCAAAGCTTCGGTACCTTGCCATTGTCATAGAAAGTGAAGATGCTCACCAAACTTCAAAAGTTGTCAAGCTCTTGCAGTGGCTGGATTCTATTGGGGTAAAGAATGTTTGCCTCTATGACATGAATG GAGTGCTGAAGAAGTCTAAAGAAGCCATATTTGGAAAATTGAAGAATGCAAAACCAATAGAG GAAGTTAATGAAGCTGTTACACTCCACGTTCCAGAGCACATGACTTTGGAATTTGTTTCTTACGCAGATGGAAAGGAGGCCATGGTAAAAGCagccaattttatttttgtagagaATTTGAAACGACAAAACTTTGGTGGAGAAATTGATGGTCAAGTGATATCAGAACCTCTCCTGAATGAGGCACTGAAAGTTGTTG GTTGCAAGGGTCCTGAACCTGACCTTTTACTTGTTTATGGGCCAGTGAGAAGCCACCTTGGTTTTCCTGCATGGAGGATTCGGTATACTGAGATTGT ACATATGGGATCATTGAACTTCTTGAGATATGGCTCCTTAATAAAAGCCATTTACGACTTCACAAAAGTGCACCAGAATTATG GTACGTAG